A window of the Serinus canaria isolate serCan28SL12 chromosome 20, serCan2020, whole genome shotgun sequence genome harbors these coding sequences:
- the PRELID3B gene encoding PRELI domain containing protein 3B: protein MKIWTSEHVFDHPWETVMTAAMRKYPNPMNPSVVGVDVLDRHVDPSGKLHSHRLLSTEWGIPAIVKSLIGTCRTRTYVQEHSVVDPVKKTMELKSCNISFTNLVSVDERLVYKPHPQEPHKTILTQEAIISVKGVSLSSYLEGLMANTISSNAKKGREALEWVIKRLNAEIEEFAASARGTMRNSMAAAAFVEK, encoded by the exons ATGAAGATCTGGACCTCGGAGCACGTGTTCGA TCACCCCTGGGAAACTGTGATGACGGCTGCCATGAGGAAATACCCCAACCCCATGAACCCCAGCGTGGTGGGCGTCGATGTCCTGGACAGGCACGTGGATCCCAGCGGGAAGCTGCACAGCCACCGGCTCCTGAGCACGGAGTGGGGAATCCCGGCCATTGTGAAATCG ctcatTGGCACCTGCAGGACAAGGACATATGTGCAGGAGCACTCTGTTGTTGACCCTGTGAAAAAAACAATGGAGCTTAAATCCTGTAAT ATTTCATTTACAAACCTCGTGTCAGTTGATGAGAGACTTGTCTATAAACCACACCCTCAGGAACCACACAA AACCATTCTGACACAAGAAGCAATAATATCTGTAAAAGGTGTCAGTCTCAGCAGTTACCTAGAAGGGCTAATGGCAAACACAATTTCTTCCAATGCTAAAAAA GGCCGTGAAGCATTGGAATGGGTAATTAAAAGACTGAATGCTGAAATTGAAGAGTTTGCAGCTTCAGCAAGAGGAACCATGAGGAATTcgatggcagcagcagcatttgtaGAGAAATGA